A single genomic interval of Deferribacterota bacterium harbors:
- a CDS encoding divalent metal cation transporter, whose protein sequence is MSKESFFKRYGPGIFLIGANIGTGSVSTMSTVGAYFGLKLIWAIVLSCLFTWVMVTVIGRVSCYNTTSILIQFKNHFGSWALILVGFAIAFTQFFSTMGVIGVVSEATGELLEINKLYPAAFWGLLIFLAIYFGNYGRFESILKWLVAIFGISFIITLFIVLFKQGFNFLDLSQGIPKGEFSGWATAACVGTTFSSGILIMRSYLILDKGWTKIDLKKESVDALISVIGMAILSIAVVMCATAALYHSDILKNIAPIDFTSIQMAENLRPLAGEYTVLLFTIGIIGAGLSSALPNALVSIWCISDIFKLERNCKRPYFRILGAIWAFSGVLGILTGRPVPITVMAQALILLVTPLISILSGYIAFKDGLLGKKGTISYYVMIILCVAAILFSLSMSLIGFKKVFFI, encoded by the coding sequence ATGAGTAAAGAATCGTTTTTCAAAAGATATGGGCCAGGGATATTCTTAATAGGTGCTAATATAGGAACTGGCTCAGTATCAACAATGAGTACTGTAGGTGCCTATTTTGGCTTAAAGCTTATTTGGGCAATAGTTTTATCATGTTTATTTACGTGGGTTATGGTAACAGTAATTGGCAGGGTTTCATGTTATAATACAACTTCTATATTAATACAATTCAAAAATCACTTTGGCTCATGGGCGTTAATATTAGTAGGTTTTGCTATAGCTTTTACACAGTTTTTTTCAACAATGGGTGTAATTGGTGTTGTAAGTGAAGCAACAGGAGAATTGTTAGAAATCAATAAATTATATCCAGCAGCTTTTTGGGGACTACTTATATTTCTAGCTATCTATTTTGGCAACTATGGAAGGTTTGAATCTATTTTGAAGTGGCTTGTTGCAATATTTGGCATAAGTTTTATTATAACATTATTTATAGTTTTATTTAAACAGGGCTTTAATTTTTTAGATTTATCTCAAGGTATTCCTAAAGGTGAATTTTCTGGCTGGGCAACAGCAGCTTGTGTTGGAACAACATTTTCAAGCGGTATCCTTATTATGCGTTCATATCTCATACTAGATAAGGGTTGGACTAAAATTGATTTAAAAAAAGAGTCAGTGGACGCATTAATTTCTGTTATTGGTATGGCTATATTAAGTATAGCAGTTGTAATGTGTGCTACAGCTGCCCTATATCATTCTGATATATTGAAAAATATTGCTCCCATAGATTTTACATCCATCCAGATGGCGGAAAATTTAAGACCACTAGCAGGAGAATATACTGTTTTGCTTTTTACTATAGGTATTATCGGCGCAGGTTTATCCTCGGCGCTACCTAACGCACTTGTATCAATTTGGTGTATCTCAGATATCTTCAAATTAGAAAGAAATTGTAAAAGGCCCTATTTTAGAATTTTAGGTGCAATATGGGCTTTTAGTGGTGTTTTAGGCATTTTAACAGGCAGACCAGTTCCAATTACCGTAATGGCACAAGCTTTGATTTTACTTGTTACACCTCTTATTTCAATACTTTCTGGATATATTGCTTTCAAGGATGGTCTTCTAGGTAAAAAGGGTACAATTTCTTACTATGTAATGATAATACTGTGTGTTGCTGCAATTTTATTTTCATTATCAATGTCATTGATTGGTTTTAAAAAAGTATTTTTTATATAG